Proteins encoded within one genomic window of Humulus lupulus chromosome 1, drHumLupu1.1, whole genome shotgun sequence:
- the LOC133815675 gene encoding uncharacterized protein LOC133815675 has protein sequence MEQAIEFEWLPTRCSLCKSFGHFDASCKRDQGTVWRKKDKKSGLENGETEGSHVPSASSSETLSKAPQDLASGKVVQPEILKENSSSKAGQEIKWTTPKKVGGSKQIAPATQNLRTNKGLNKRNKQRSLIDFCKLNKIGLRAFLETKLRGNKIKDLMQNVFMGWDCFSSPTVEGRILLVWKVDIVSLSIIQEDDQFIHCCVKIKGVTQKFCLTLVYVLPWLVVGDFNAVFDYDDHIGSRPVTKLELEDGHHWRVCSMLDELRSSGSHYTWSNKQMEGTRIFSKLDRVFNNEAWVDAFPDSEACINWDVISDHCCCLIKTVHVQILGVRPFRYFNMWADHQDFRSTILCNWSEPIAGSDLQRIIKKLKRLIPILLQFNIMKVRDVAVQFFEAKTEYQQAQLSLQQDPSLSPLQLAEKEAYIEFGRQSRMYERFHRQRSKITWLRFGDENTSCFHASLKQRKIGNRITSFMNDAEQECFQQGAVLTLEQQLDLLMPFTKKDVKNSLFSIHSIKSPRSNGYGSGFYKSLWKNIGDEISEAILTFFYRGEIPHELNNTIISLIPKVDTPAKATDYRPFACCNTLYKCISKMLCSQLTKILPVIVHQNQGAFIKNHLLVHNILILQDLLQGYTRKNVSPHCLIKIDLSKAYDSLD, from the exons ATGGAGCAGGCTATAGAGTTTGAATGGCTGCCTACCCGATGTTCGCTTTGTAAAAGCTTTGGTCATTTTGATGCTAGCTGCAAGCGTGATCAGGGGACTGTTTGGAGGAAAAAGGATAAGAAGTCTGGCCTGGAGAATGGGGAGACTGAGGGTTCTCATGTTCCTTCTGCTTCCAGTTCTGAAACTTTGTCCAAAGCTCCTCAAGATTTGGCGTCTGGAAAGGTTGTACAGCCAGAAATATTAAAGGAGAATAGTAGCTCTAAAGCTGGACAGGAGATAAAGTGGACCACACCAAAAAAAGTGGGAGGATCTAAACAAATTGCTCCAGCAACTCAGAATTTGAGGACTAACAA GGGCCTGAATAAAAGAAATAAGCAGAGGTCTTTGATAGACTTTTGCAAGCTCAATAAAATTGGCTTACGAGCTTTTCTTGAAACTAAATTGAGGGGTAATAAGATTAAGGACCTGATGCAGAATGTTTTCATGGGTTGGGACTGTTTTAGTAGCCCCACTGTGGAAGGTAGGATATTATTAGTTTGGAAGGTTGATATTGTTTCCCTTAGTATTATTCAGGAAGATGACCAGTTCATTCATTGCTGTGTGAAGATTAAGGGTGTTACTCAGAAGTTTTGTTTGACTCTTGTGTATG TGCTTCCTTGGTTAGTAGTTGGAGATTTTAATGCAGTTTTTGACTATGATGATCATATTGGTAGTCGTCCTGTTACTAAGTTGGAATTGGAAGATGGTCATCATTGGAGGGTTTGTTCTATGCTGGATGAGTTACGCTCGAGTGGTTCCCATTACACCTGGTCTAATAAACAAATGGAAGGAACCAGAATATTCTCTAAATTGGACAGAGTGTTCAATAATGAAGCTTGGGTAGATGCCTTTCCTGATTCTGAAGCTTGTATTAATTGGGATGTCATCTCTGACCACTGTTGTTGCCTTATCAAAACTGTTCATGTTCAGATCTTAGGGGTCCGACCttttagatattttaatatgTGGGCAGATCATCAGGATTTTAGAAGTACAATTCTTTGTAATTGGTCTGAACCGATTGCTGGTTCTGATTTGCAGcggattattaagaaattaaagagGTTAATACCTATTTTGCTTCAGTTTAATATAATGAAAGTTAGAGATGTAGCTGTGCAATTTTTTGAAGCTAAAACTGAATACCAGCAAGCCCAGCTATCTTTACAACAAGACCCTTCTTTGAGTCCTCTTCAGCTGGCTGAAAAAGAGGCTTATATCGAGTTTGGCCGTCAGTCCAGAATGTATGAGAGATTTCATAGACAAAGGAGCAAAATTACTTGGCTTAGATTTGGAGATGAGAATACTTCTTGTTTTCATGCTAGTCTCAAGCAGAGGAAAATTGGAAATCGGATTACTTCATTCATGAATGATGCAG AGCAAGAGTGCTTCCAACAAGGGGCTGTTTTGACTCTAGAGCAACAACTTGATCTATTAATGCCTTTTACCAAGAAGGATGTTAAGAATTCTTTATTCAGTATTCACTCAATCAAGAGTCCTAGATCAAATGGATATGGTTCAGGCTTCTACAAATCTTTATGGAAGAACATAGGGGATGAAATTTCAGAGGCAATACTGACATTCTTTTATCGAGGAGAGATTCCTCATGAACTTAACAATACAATCATATCCCTCATTCCTAAGGTAGATACTCCCGCTAAAGCTACTGATTATAGACCTTTTGCTTGCTGTAACACACTTTATAAATGCATTTCAAAAATGCTTTGTTCTCAGTTGACTAAAATTCTTCCTGTGATTGTCCATCAAAACCAAGGAGCTTTTATTAAGAACCACTTGCTTGTGCATAACATTCTTATTCTCCAAGATCTCCTTCAAGGCTATACTAGGAAGAATGTCTCTCCCCACTGCTTGATCAAAATTGATCTTAGCAAGGCTTATGATTCTCTTGATTAG